In Torulaspora delbrueckii CBS 1146 chromosome 1, complete genome, one genomic interval encodes:
- the IES2 gene encoding Ies2p (similar to Saccharomyces cerevisiae IES2 (YNL215W); ancestral locus Anc_2.31), producing the protein MDSDLSDLRSEASESSGKGEEFDGELANEKINGDDEDYVDEFEEVKATKPRRTGSRRETSKRGKSTLAEDDDADFDEVIPSRKRTKVSKTVQDEDDEDDLIDEQKVEPGFEDVGFESQEDSEKIDQIDMDEDDDLSVDAGSRLPSRMLDDEDEEETREDTQDSLKPPNKSKMLRSLLGNSQGRKALTEEEVQLKRAENARKRKNLSEKRIEEEKQETINKLLRRRAGKSRSHLPKDDEPEDGSTDAMAFAKPRRPYDSTGMTRTLRKYEQDLYCTVSPNQN; encoded by the coding sequence ATGGATAGTGATCTGAGTGATCTGAGGTCGGAAGCATCCGAAAGTTCTGGGAAAggagaagaatttgatggtGAGTTGGCGAACGAGAAGATCAACGGTGATGACGAGGACTACgtcgatgaatttgaagaagtgaagGCCACAAAACCAAGAAGGACtggatcaagaagagaaacttcaaaaagagGTAAAAGCACACTGGCAGAAGACGATGATGCTGATTTTGACGAAGTTATTCCCTCCCGCAAGAGAACCAAAGTATCAAAGACTGTAcaggatgaagatgacgaggatgatCTGATAGACGAGCAAAAAGTGGAACCAGGATTTGAAGACGTAGGATTCGAATCTCAGGAAGACTCAGAGAAGATTGACCAAATAGACATggatgaggacgatgatCTTTCTGTCGATGCGGGCTCCAGACTACCATCCAGAATGCTcgacgatgaggatgaggaagagacTCGTGAAGATACACAGGACTCATTAAAGCCACCCAACAAGAGCAAGATGTTACGTTCACTACTCGGAAACTCCCAAGGCAGGAAAGCTCTCaccgaagaagaagttcaattAAAGAGAGCAGAGAATGCTCGTAAACGGAAGAACCTCAGTGAGAAGaggattgaagaagagaagcaaGAGACTATCAATAAGCTTCTCAGGCGGCGTGCAGGCAAGTCCAGAAGCCATCTGCCCAAGGATGACGAGCCGGAAGACGGCTCTACCGACGCAATGGCCTTTGCCAAGCCAAGGCGACCATACGACAGCACAGGAATGACACGAACACTACGAAAATACGAACAAGATTTATATTGCACGGTGTCACCAAACCAAAATTAA
- the PPN2 gene encoding putative serine/threonine-protein phosphatase (similar to Saccharomyces cerevisiae YNL217W; ancestral locus Anc_2.28) → MKRIVGGIVFVVAVVCLTVASSWKSYRMENTELNGAPIKIEFPQLRLLEQWTMPTDQDWRLIFVGDVHGQYTELMNIVEGELGGLDDQTTLVLLGDVVSKGPDSGRVIQFILEYRDRVKCVLGNHDLAVLFALVNPELSNHHNLLPLRVGDSQFIPKDLSKVKKMHQQLAHELGFVKAKSWALHSSLAVQFTLPNGQILYGCHAGMLPGDFSQRTPSVHALTEMKFVDPKDWTHTSKEKFKNSKHWYKLWDDVSEHITVLYGHDAKRGLNLRSHTKGLDSGCVKGKELSALQYSYDHITGKITTKLFQTSCVNNQAK, encoded by the coding sequence ATGAAGCGTATCGTCGGTGGAAttgtttttgttgttgcaGTGGTGTGTTTAACGGTTGCAAGCTCTTGGAAAAGTTACAGGATGGAAAACACTGAGCTCAATGGAGCTCCCATTAAGATTGAATTTCCGCAATTGCGGTTGTTAGAACAATGGACAATGCCTACTGATCAAGATTGGAGATTAATTTTTGTCGGAGATGTTCATGGACAGTATACGGAATTAATGAATATTGTGGAGGGCGAACTGGGCGGTTTAGATGACCAAACGACGTTGGTTTTACTTGGGGATGTAGTGAGCAAAGGGCCTGATTCTGGTCGTGTGATACAATTCATCTTGGAATACCGCGACCGCGTGAAGTGTGTGCTGGGAAACCATGACTTGGCGGTCTTATTTGCATTGGTGAACCCAGAATTGAGCAACCACCATAATTTATTACCTTTGCGAGTCGGTGACTCGCAATTTATTCCAAAAGATCTGTCAAAGGTTAAGAAGATGCACCAGCAGCTCGCACACGAGCTGGGATTTGTCAAGGCTAAGAGCTGGGCCTTACACAGTTCCCTCGCAGTGCAATTTACACTCCCAAATGGCCAAATACTCTATGGATGCCACGCCGGTATGCTACCAGGAGATTTCTCCCAGCGCACGCCTTCTGTACACGCACTCACGGAGATGAAGTTCGTCGACCCAAAGGATTGGACCCACacttcaaaagaaaaattcaaaaattccaagCATTGGTACAAACTATGGGACGACGTATCAGAACATATTACTGTACTCTACGGCCACGATGCCAAGCGTGGGCTCAACTTACGCTCTCACACCAAGGGACTTGATTCCGGCTGCGTAAAAGGTAAAGAGCTCAGCGCACTACAATATAGCTACGACCACATCACTGGCAAGATTACCACGAAGCTTTTCCAGACCAGTTGCGTAAACAATCAGGCCAAATAG
- the GYP7 gene encoding GTPase-activating protein GYP7 (similar to Saccharomyces cerevisiae GYP7 (YDL234C); ancestral locus Anc_2.30), translating to MSMELLFCKSKVFVHPSKSSQDNIPGFLIITLEQGQPRQECVLAWVPESALDKKQLNWLYHADLTLGKSELQKLKMGPGTLGGISSMAWSFSIKLGYLYSIEFRVPSPTGLWHGSVILHSKSPQEDDTLPVLFFHDKACPSTERKMKELNKSFDPFTSSGDIYWGGIDFRSSVASLVDLKQTYVDPTVWLVNASLDDLRNFSPQLMQRRLSEGKAKTEVGSSNLWDKWEAAKWGFMTRVADATSKTGSYMGSLIRKHPLVMLAEKNGNNPYVKKLLENPRVQEVQDDFDSARVYLAKWALGVKQQADQYQRTHEIGDSYRKALTKELGFDSQSDVQFTEEELSRALERKFPVSKQKWESFFDSQGRISLTVNEVKDFIFHGGIEDFGTRKEVWLFLLGVYPWDSSSDEREQLDQTLAEIYNNNYKSKWLNRSTHPDAQEEEYWQDQLFRIEKDVKRNDRNFDIYKYNTPDGSAPETKETEDPSEGDKTEESEHWSIKNPHLLSLKNILICYNIYNPNLGYVQGMADLLSVVYYIVRDEALSFWCFVNFMDRMERNFLRDQSGIRDQMLTLTELCQLLLPQLTEHLNKCDSSNLFFCFRMLLVWFKREFEFPDVCSIWEIFLTDYYSSQFQLFFMLAILQKNSQPIIQNLNQFDQVLKYFNDLHGTMDWSDLMTRSELLFIRFKKIMEVMERKSEIEENIPNNDGGKTTGVQLHDFEIEDNDNQTLPCASKYLQLLLSKKLVVQRENPRAKDSIK from the coding sequence ATGTCGATGGAGCTcctcttttgcaaatcaaaAGTTTTTGTTCATCCCAGCAAGAGCTCGCAGGATAATATACCTGGGTTTCTGATTATAACTCTTGAGCAAGGTCAACCAAGACAGGAATGCGTACTGGCTTGGGTTCCGGAGTCTGCTCTGGATAAGAAGCAGCTGAATTGGTTGTATCATGCAGATTTAACACTAGGGAAGTCAGAGCTGcagaagttgaaaatggGCCCTGGGACCCTTGGAGGTATCTCATCGATGGCATGGTCATTTTCTATCAAGTTGGGATATTTGTACTCGATCGAATTCAGAGTACCTAGCCCTACTGGTTTGTGGCACGGATCAGTCATTTTACACTCAAAGTCTCCCCAGGAGGACGATACACTGCCCGTTTTGTTCTTTCATGATAAGGCTTGTCCTTCGACAGAACGCAAGATGAAGGAGCTTaacaaatcttttgatCCCTTTACAAGTTCTGGGGATATCTATTGGGGTGGGATCGATTTTAGAAGCTCCGTAGCTTCTTTagttgatttgaagcagaCCTACGTTGATCCGACTGTGTGGTTAGTGAATGCTTCTCTAGACGATTTAAGAAATTTCTCACCACAGCTTATGCAAAGAAGACTAAGTGAAGGCAAGGCTAAGACGGAAGTTGGAAGTTCGAATTTGTGGGATAAATGGGAAGCTGCTAAATGGGGATTTATGACCAGGGTAGCTGATGCGACATCAAAGACTGGATCCTACATGGGTAGTTTGATTCGAAAGCACCCACTTGTTATGCTTGCTGAGAAGAATGGTAATAATCCTTATGTCAAGAAGCTGCTGGAAAACCCAAGAGTGCAAGAGGTCCAAGATGATTTCGACTCTGCAAGAGTTTACTTAGCCAAATGGGCTCTTGGGGTCAAGCAGCAAGCTGACCAATATCAAAGAACACATGAGATTGGTGACTCTTATAGGAAAGCACTTACAAAAGAGCTTGGGTTCGATAGTCAATCTGATGTTCAGTTCaccgaagaagaattgagcAGAGCTTTAGAGAGAAAGTTCCCGGTTTCCAAGCAGAAATGGGAGTCTTTTTTTGACTCGCAGGGCAGAATTTCTCTCACGGTGAATGAGGTTAAGGACTTTATATTTCATGGCGGAATAGAAGATTTCGGCACAAGGAAGGAAGTGTGGTTGTTTTTACTTGGCGTTTATCCTTGGGACTCTTCTTCCGACGAGCGAGAGCAACTGGATCAGACCCTTGCGGAGATTTACAATAACAATTACAAATCGAAATGGCTTAACAGGTCAACTCATCCCGATGCacaagaggaagaataCTGGCAGGATCAACTTTTCAGGATTGAGAAGGATGTCAAGAGAAATGATCGCAATTTTGACATATACAAGTACAATACCCCAGATGGCTCAGCTCCTGAGACgaaagaaacagaagatCCGTCAGAAGGTGATAAAACTGAGGAAAGTGAACATTGGTCAATCAAGAACCCTCACTtgctttctttgaaaaacatACTGATCTGCTATAACATATACAACCCCAATTTGGGGTATGTGCAAGGCATGGCAGACCTACTGTCGGTCGTTTACTACATTGTTAGAGATGAGGCACTCTCCTTTTGGTGTTTTGTCAATTTCATGGACAGAATGGAACGAAACTTCCTCAGGGATCAATCAGGGATCCGTGACCAAATGTTGACTTTAACGGAACTTTGTCAACTACTTTTGCCCCAGCTTACCGAGCATTTGAACAAGTGTGACTCTTCAAACTTGTTTTTCTGTTTCCGCATGCTACTTGTTTGGTTCAAGAGGGAGTTTGAATTTCCAGACGTCTGTTCAATTTGGGAGATTTTCTTAACCGATTACTATTCGTCACAGTTccagctcttcttcatgTTAGCGATCTTGCAAAAGAACAGTCAGCCGATCATCCAAAACCTCAACCAATTTGATCAGGTTCTTAAATATTTCAACGATCTTCATGGGACGATGGATTGGAGTGATCTGATGACTAGGAGTGAGCTATTGTTTATCaggttcaagaagatcatgGAAGTTATGGAAAGGAAAAGTgagatcgaagaaaatATACCAAATAATGACGGTGGGAAAACGACTGGCGTTCAACTGCACGATTTTGAAATAGAGGATAACGATAATCAAACTCTACCTTGCGCCAGCAAATATCTGCAGCTTCTTTTGTCTAAGAAACTCGTGGTTCAGAGAGAAAATCCTCGGGCTAAGGATTCCATAAAGTAA
- the YPD1 gene encoding Ypd1p (similar to Saccharomyces cerevisiae YPD1 (YDL235C); ancestral locus Anc_2.27), with the protein MPIPKEIVNWGILSEIVSMDEDDPEFSKSLIIQFIDQAQTTFEQMQNQLEGPKELKALADLGHFLKGSSSALGLQRIAWVCERIQNLGRKKENTLPEKEFLVYQSTLEIPNQGNYYDRRIGDDADDETYLALIARALEQARYEFTLARGELSSYYGCEL; encoded by the coding sequence ATGCCGATTCCGAAGGAGATCGTCAATTGGGGGATTTTGAGCGAGATTGTCTCGATGGATGAGGACGATCCagagttttcaaagagtttgatcATTCAGTTCATTGATCAGGCACAAACGACTTTTGAACAGATGCAGAATCAATTGGAAGGTCcaaaggaattgaaggcATTGGCAGATTTAGGACATTTTCTGAAAGGTTCTTCCTCAGCGTTGGGTTTACAGAGGATCGCATGGGTTTGTGAAAGAATTCAGAACTTGGgcaggaagaaagaaaatactCTGCCGGAGAAAGAGTTTCTGGTTTACCAGTCGACTTTGGAGATTCCAAACCAGGGCAATTATTATGACAGAAGAATTGGCGATGATGCGGATGACGAAACTTATCTCGCGCTCATCGCTAGGGCGTTGGAACAAGCTCGTTATGAGTTTACTTTAGCGAGAGGAGAGTTGTCCTCGTACTATGGTTGTGAGTTGTAA
- the RAP1 gene encoding DNA-binding transcription factor RAP1 (similar to Saccharomyces cerevisiae RAP1 (YNL216W); ancestral locus Anc_2.29) produces MSSPAEFQDASEDQQEDGLFSGMRFYLNCGADSGAESRQLGDLIESRGGEVVDKLPEDVKEGEKLYVVALYNDTRLPTVTPAYIKACCENGTLLKIENYLIPFDEFRSVIDTELQNEQQQDGGGPQKVEEKQPEETPKPEPEQDKAVEQPAEQPVEQPLVEMVQQGSPKVQETEESSDGSSDQNYPSMRSVLRANLPAHNKASFTEAEDEFILDVVRKNPTRRTTHTLYDEISHYVPNHTGNSIRHRFRVYLSKRLEFVYATDKNGKLERDEHGNLIKTKNLPPSIKKKFTADEDYLLAIGIKKQFYRDLYQVDPDTGKSLITDEDSPTAVAKRNMTMDPNHVPGTEPSFQDYRVGDRRGPIAREFFKSFGENNPTHTENAWRDRFRKFLLSYGIDNYVGYYETAKEQGQEPEPMKNLTNRVKRPGIPTPGNYNSATKRARSIGPEKASPNGSVAPSSAAAAIAATAGNGGNNLENGAANYALAENELLDEDTMNFISSLKNDLSKIESSIPFEYPQEIAEAIRNDFSNEEAIYDNVDPDTLPFPPAIASTDLFLPAFFRMSSTREFLEKLQEVISRDYEPSQAEKLVQDLCNETGVRKTFSTSILTALSGDLMVFPRYFLNMFKNNANPPMDVPGIWTREDDRMLRSNKEEDIRALIKKHGSGRMEMRKKFVEKDLI; encoded by the coding sequence ATGTCTAGTCCAGCGGAGTTCCAGGACGCTTCGGAGGATCAACAGGAGGATGGCTTGTTTAGTGGGATGCGGTTCTATTTGAACTGTGGAGCTGATTCTGGAGCGGAAAGTAGACAATTGGGGGATTTGATTGAGTCTCGTGGCGGAGAAGTGGTGGATAAACTACCAGAGGATGTTAAAGAAGGCGAGAAGTTGTATGTGGTTGCTTTGTATAATGATACGCGATTGCCTACTGTTACACCGGCGTACATAAAGGCGTGCTGTGAGAATGGCACGTTGCTTAAGATCGAAAACTACTTGATTCCCTTCGATGAGTTTAGGTCAGTGATTGATACTGAGTTGCAGAATGAGCAGCAGCAGGATGGGGGAGGGCCACAGAAAGTTGAGGAGAAGCAGCCTGAGGAAACACCTAAACCTGAACCTGAACAAGACAAAGCGGTTGAACAGCCAGCAGAACAACCTGTTGAGCAGCCTTTGGTGGAAATGGTCCAACAGGGTTCCCCGAAAGTACAAGAGACCGAGGAGAGTAGTGATGGATCGAGTGATCAAAACTATCCTTCTATGCGGTCTGTTTTGAGGGCCAATCTGCCCGCGCATAACAAAGCTTCCTTTACAGAGGCCGAGGATGAGTTTATCCTTGACGTGGTGAGGAAAAATCCAACTAGAAGGACTACACATACGCTATATGACGAGATTTCTCACTACGTACCGAATCACACTGGTAACTCTATAAGGCATCGGTTTCGAGTATATTTATCCAAGAGACTCGAATTTGTTTACGCAACAGACAAGAATGGTAAACTGGAACGTGATGAACACGgtaatttgatcaagacaAAGAACTTACCGCCATCgataaagaagaaatttacAGCAGATGAGGATTATCTTTTGGCCATAGGTATTAAAAAGCAGTTTTACAGGGACTTGTATCAGGTGGATCCTGATACTGGTAAATCGCTCATTACAGATGAGGACAGTCCTACGGCGGTCGCTAAGAGGAATATGACTATGGATCCAAACCATGTTCCTGGTACAGAACCCAGTTTCCAGGATTACCGTGTAGGTGATCGTAGAGGACCCATTGCTAGagagttcttcaaaagttttggaGAAAACAACCCAACACACACGGAGAATGCTTGGAGAGATAGGTTCAGGAAATTTTTGCTTTCTTACGGTATCGATAATTACGTTGGGTATTACGAAACTGCAAAGGAACAGGGCCAAGAACCAGAAccaatgaagaatttgacaaaTAGGGTGAAGAGACCTGGGATTCCAACGCCTGGTAATTACAACTCTGCGACGAAAAGAGCTAGAAGTATTGGGCCCGAGAAAGCTTCTCCAAATGGTTCAGTCGCTCCGTCGTcagctgctgctgccattGCTGCCACAGCAGGAAATGGTGGTAACAATTTGGAGAATGGAGCTGCTAACTATGCCTTAGCCGAGAACGAGTTACTCGACGAAGATACCATGAATTTTATCTCTAGCTTGAAGAATGATTTATCCAAGATTGAAAGTAGCATTCCATTTGAGTATCCacaagaaattgcagaAGCAATTAGaaatgatttttcaaacgaAGAGGCGATCTACGATAATGTAGATCCCGACACTTTACCATTTCCTCCCGCAATCGCAAGCACAGATCTCTTTTTACCGGCATTTTTCCGCATGTCGAGCACTAGagaatttcttgaaaaattgcaagaagtCATCTCTAGAGACTATGAACCTTCGCAAGCGGAAAAACTGGTCCAGGACTTGTGCAATGAGACAGGTGTTCGCAAAACGTTTAGCACAAGTATCTTAACGGCGTTATCAGGTGATCTAATGGTATTCCCCagatatttcttgaatatgTTCAAGAACAATGCTAATCCACCAATGGATGTCCCAGGTATCTGGACCAGGGAAGATGACCGGATGTTGAGATCGAacaaagaggaagatatACGAGCTTTAATTAAGAAGCATGGGTCAGGTAGAATGGAAATGAGAAAGAAGTTTGTGGAAAAGGATTTGATTTAA